Proteins from a single region of Streptomyces spinoverrucosus:
- a CDS encoding VOC family protein, with translation MVSVLQNVAIDCADAYELARFWSRVTGRPLHPEDKPGDQETQVLLTEGPVLHFNQVPEPKKIKNRIHLCLRPETSREQEVARLLEIGATFVADHRNPDGSGWAVLADPEGNEFCVLRSESDRAAMTS, from the coding sequence ATGGTTTCGGTATTGCAGAACGTGGCGATTGACTGTGCGGATGCCTACGAGCTGGCCCGGTTCTGGAGCAGGGTGACCGGCCGTCCACTGCACCCCGAGGACAAACCGGGTGATCAGGAGACTCAAGTGCTTCTGACGGAGGGCCCAGTGCTGCACTTCAACCAGGTGCCCGAGCCGAAGAAGATCAAGAACCGGATCCATCTGTGCTTGCGCCCTGAGACCTCGCGTGAGCAGGAGGTGGCACGGCTGCTGGAGATCGGTGCCACCTTCGTCGCCGATCACCGGAATCCCGATGGCTCTGGCTGGGCAGTCCTTGCCGACCCCGAAGGCAACGAATTCTGCGTTCTGCGCAGCGAGTCCGACCGAGCCGCGATGACTTCCTGA